The Bacillus sp. Y1 genome has a window encoding:
- a CDS encoding MFS transporter produces MKKFIVVFQNKNFTKLFLANFTSQMGSTIGLTAFMFFLLDRFSDQPMYASITELMYSLPTLAVFFLVGVFADRMDRQKIAFSCDWISAVLSIIFLGTLIIGSMPLIFFVLFLRSAVQKFFFPAEHSMVQGILKQDDYTTAAGLNQLVMSLFMLFGNGLGVLAYWTVGIYGAILIDTITFMISALLIRSCQIQESVRMPNGKHRLKDLNISTVFVDFKDSMKYILQHGLLRTLLIGFIVFGVVNGGFSVMPVFILKYKLAPENYEQFSIIIGIMFGTGALLGSVVASVLSEKLKLHQLIIMGLIITGSFVILSSLVTSLVLFFVLVFIAALGLPLVNIGIGGWMPSIVDPKMMGRVQGWISPLMMLSQSLTLGFIAYSFPALLKVEMLYWIVGGCLMLVGVFYAIALPKYSRNLQPKSKPLTVS; encoded by the coding sequence ATGAAAAAATTTATTGTTGTTTTTCAAAACAAAAATTTCACCAAGCTTTTTTTAGCGAACTTCACCTCACAAATGGGTAGTACGATTGGACTTACTGCTTTTATGTTTTTTTTATTGGATCGTTTTTCCGACCAGCCTATGTACGCATCTATAACAGAGTTAATGTATTCACTCCCAACACTAGCTGTTTTTTTCCTAGTCGGCGTATTTGCAGATCGAATGGATAGACAAAAGATTGCTTTTAGCTGTGACTGGATAAGTGCTGTACTTTCCATAATATTTTTAGGGACATTAATAATTGGTTCGATGCCACTGATCTTCTTTGTTCTCTTTTTAAGAAGTGCCGTTCAAAAATTCTTTTTTCCCGCCGAGCATTCGATGGTTCAAGGAATTCTTAAGCAGGATGATTACACAACTGCTGCTGGTTTAAATCAATTGGTCATGAGTTTATTTATGCTATTTGGTAATGGGTTAGGGGTATTAGCCTATTGGACGGTAGGGATTTACGGGGCAATCCTTATCGATACCATTACGTTCATGATAAGTGCTCTTCTTATCCGTTCTTGCCAGATTCAAGAGAGTGTAAGAATGCCAAATGGAAAGCATCGATTAAAAGATTTAAATATTTCTACTGTATTTGTTGATTTCAAGGATTCAATGAAATATATACTACAGCACGGCCTCCTAAGAACACTGTTGATTGGATTTATTGTGTTTGGTGTTGTAAACGGTGGTTTTAGTGTAATGCCTGTTTTTATCTTAAAATATAAGCTTGCACCGGAGAATTACGAACAATTTTCAATTATTATCGGAATCATGTTTGGAACAGGAGCTTTACTAGGAAGTGTCGTTGCATCGGTTTTAAGTGAAAAACTAAAACTTCATCAGCTTATTATTATGGGGCTTATTATTACCGGTAGTTTTGTCATCCTTTCATCACTTGTTACGTCCCTTGTCTTATTCTTTGTTTTAGTGTTTATTGCGGCTCTAGGCTTGCCACTTGTTAATATTGGAATCGGAGGATGGATGCCAAGTATTGTGGACCCTAAAATGATGGGGAGAGTTCAAGGGTGGATTTCACCATTAATGATGCTTTCTCAATCGCTAACTTTGGGATTTATCGCTTATAGTTTTCCAGCATTATTAAAAGTGGAGATGCTTTATTGGATCGTCGGAGGATGCTTGATGTTAGTGGGAGTATTTTATGCCATTGCTCTTCCAAAATACAGTCGGAATCTCCAACCAAAATCCAAGCCATTGACGGTTTCTTAG
- a CDS encoding ABC transporter ATP-binding protein gives MFSILGKLSWFFKENWKRYTVAITLLIFIGFVDVIPPKLVGMVIDDIHMGVISKEKIVQYLLAFFVLTVVSYGVTYIWMYQLFGGAFLIERKLRSQFMRHLFKMTPTFFEKNRTGDLMARATNDLKAISTTAGFGILTLVDSTAFMLTIVAMMTIFISWELTLAAVLPLPIMAVLINYYGNTIHKKFMSAQDAFGELNDRVLESVSGVRVIRAYVQEREDQERFHNMTEDVYKKNVAVAKIDSLFNPTIKVLVGLSYVIGLGFGSYLVFHNRLTLGELVSFNVYLGMLVWPMFAIGELINIMQRGNASLDRVQETLSYQPDVSDPLNPKSDNNPEQIMFKEFSFRYPSSNVDNLSKINVDLKRGETLGIVGKTGSGKTTFIKQLLREYPLGVGALTISNVELNEHTLETTRGWIGYVPQDHVLFSKTVKENILFGRLDATDADLVKAIELADFQKDIEMLPEGLETLVGEKGVALSGGQKQRISIARALIKNPEILILDDSLSAVDAKTEKKIIENIRSERSGKTTIITTHRMSAVQHADRILVLDEGIIVEEGTHEELMERNGWYREQYDRQQVQTSSEVEVSV, from the coding sequence ATGTTCTCTATTTTAGGAAAATTGAGTTGGTTCTTTAAAGAAAATTGGAAACGCTATACTGTTGCGATAACACTCCTTATTTTTATTGGATTTGTTGATGTTATTCCACCAAAACTTGTTGGAATGGTTATTGATGATATTCATATGGGAGTAATAAGTAAGGAAAAAATTGTGCAGTACTTATTAGCTTTTTTTGTTCTGACAGTTGTATCCTATGGAGTCACATATATTTGGATGTACCAGCTGTTTGGTGGGGCTTTTCTTATTGAAAGAAAACTGCGCTCACAATTTATGAGGCATCTTTTTAAAATGACACCAACGTTCTTTGAAAAAAATCGAACGGGAGATTTAATGGCCCGTGCAACAAATGATCTAAAGGCTATTTCTACAACTGCTGGATTTGGTATTTTAACACTGGTAGATTCCACAGCCTTTATGCTTACAATCGTTGCGATGATGACGATCTTTATTAGTTGGGAACTTACTCTTGCAGCAGTCCTACCGTTGCCAATCATGGCTGTTCTCATCAATTATTATGGCAATACCATTCATAAAAAGTTTATGTCAGCACAGGATGCATTTGGTGAACTTAATGATCGTGTTCTCGAGTCGGTTTCAGGAGTAAGAGTGATTCGCGCCTATGTTCAAGAACGTGAAGATCAAGAACGATTTCACAATATGACTGAGGATGTTTATAAAAAGAATGTGGCTGTTGCAAAAATAGATTCTTTGTTTAATCCAACGATCAAGGTTTTAGTTGGACTAAGTTATGTTATTGGATTAGGTTTTGGTTCATACTTAGTGTTCCATAATCGACTCACGTTAGGGGAACTTGTTTCGTTTAATGTATATTTAGGTATGCTTGTTTGGCCAATGTTTGCTATTGGAGAGCTTATCAATATTATGCAAAGAGGAAATGCTTCACTAGACCGCGTACAAGAAACATTATCCTACCAGCCTGATGTATCGGATCCATTGAATCCAAAATCGGATAATAATCCGGAGCAGATTATGTTCAAGGAATTTTCATTTCGATATCCATCCTCTAACGTAGATAACCTAAGTAAAATCAACGTAGATTTGAAGCGAGGGGAGACATTGGGGATTGTTGGTAAAACAGGAAGTGGAAAAACAACCTTTATTAAACAGCTATTAAGAGAATATCCGTTAGGGGTAGGAGCATTAACTATTTCTAATGTAGAGTTAAATGAGCATACGTTAGAGACAACTAGAGGATGGATTGGGTACGTTCCACAAGATCACGTCCTGTTTTCAAAGACGGTAAAAGAAAATATTCTTTTTGGACGACTGGACGCTACTGATGCTGATTTGGTTAAAGCTATCGAGTTAGCGGATTTCCAGAAGGATATTGAGATGCTTCCAGAAGGTCTAGAAACACTTGTTGGGGAAAAAGGTGTTGCTTTATCTGGGGGACAAAAACAAAGAATTTCGATAGCAAGAGCATTAATTAAGAATCCTGAAATTCTTATTTTAGACGATTCTCTTTCAGCCGTTGATGCAAAAACAGAAAAGAAAATCATCGAAAATATACGAAGTGAACGAAGTGGAAAGACAACTATTATAACGACCCATCGAATGTCTGCAGTCCAGCACGCGGACCGTATTCTCGTGTTAGATGAAGGGATCATTGTTGAGGAAGGAACCCATGAAGAACTTATGGAACGGAACGGCTGGTATCGAGAGCAATATGATAGACAACAGGTTCAAACCTCATCTGAAGTGGAGGTGAGTGTATGA
- a CDS encoding ABC transporter ATP-binding protein has product MTTGKRLVQYALHYKKIIIAALMMLSVAVTADLAGPFIAKRMIDQHILGIESTWYQTNGTKDSVEYKGNYYKRETYIEDDEVKVEEATILQVNRSFVFVEEATPFDGERSFKNGVLTITKGDEIETFEGTKLSTEELVAFYQPETSRIIGLLSLYFGLIVIAAIFEYGQRFYLQMSANRVIQKMREDVFGQIQKLPIRYFDNLPAGKVVARITNDTEAIRELYVTVLSTFFTSAIYITGIYIALFILNVKLAFICLLLLPILFVWTLVYRKYASKYNHKIRSRNSDINAIVNESIQGMNVIQAFNREKQTQKEFEKLNEDHFKFQNKLLSLNSLTSHNLVNVLRNVIFVAFIWYFGGEALKPSAVVSLGMLYAFVDYINRLFNPIQGIVNQLANLEQALVAADRVFELLKEEGIDVNDHRMERYKGNVTFEHVSFGYKENEFVLKDIHFTAEHGETVALVGHTGSGKSSIINLLFRFYDCQKGSILVDGTDLKNIPHQTLRQHMGIVLQDPFLFTGTIASNVSLDNPAITREKVEQALRDVGADRVFKHLEKGFDEPVIEKGSTLSSGQRQLISFARALAFDPAILILDEATSSIDTETEMIIQEAMDVLKKGRTTFIIAHRLSTIRNADQILVLDKGCIVEKGTHDELMEQEGKYYQMYQLQQGSSLAG; this is encoded by the coding sequence ATGACGACTGGTAAACGCCTCGTACAATACGCTTTGCATTATAAAAAAATCATAATTGCAGCACTTATGATGCTTTCTGTTGCGGTTACCGCTGACCTTGCGGGACCATTCATAGCCAAGCGAATGATTGATCAACACATATTAGGGATTGAGTCGACTTGGTATCAAACGAATGGAACGAAGGACTCAGTCGAATACAAAGGGAATTATTATAAACGTGAGACATATATTGAGGATGATGAGGTGAAGGTAGAAGAAGCAACTATCCTACAAGTCAATCGTTCCTTTGTCTTTGTTGAGGAGGCTACTCCCTTTGACGGGGAAAGAAGCTTTAAAAATGGCGTCCTAACTATTACAAAGGGAGACGAGATTGAAACCTTCGAAGGAACAAAGCTTTCAACCGAGGAGCTGGTAGCATTTTATCAGCCGGAAACCTCAAGAATTATTGGTTTATTATCACTGTACTTCGGACTGATCGTTATTGCAGCTATTTTTGAATACGGACAGCGTTTTTATTTGCAGATGTCTGCAAACCGGGTCATCCAAAAAATGCGTGAGGATGTATTTGGACAGATTCAAAAGCTTCCTATTCGATACTTTGATAATTTGCCAGCCGGTAAGGTTGTTGCGAGAATAACAAATGATACAGAAGCAATTCGAGAATTATATGTTACTGTACTATCAACCTTTTTTACCAGTGCGATTTACATTACGGGAATTTATATTGCTTTATTCATTCTCAATGTTAAGCTAGCGTTCATTTGTTTATTACTATTGCCCATTCTCTTTGTGTGGACACTTGTATATCGAAAATACGCATCAAAGTATAATCATAAAATACGTTCGAGAAATAGTGATATTAACGCAATTGTTAATGAATCCATTCAAGGGATGAATGTAATTCAAGCATTTAATCGAGAAAAGCAAACTCAGAAAGAATTTGAAAAACTAAATGAAGATCACTTTAAATTCCAAAACAAACTTTTAAGTCTCAATTCATTAACTTCACATAATTTAGTAAACGTACTAAGGAATGTGATATTTGTAGCTTTTATTTGGTATTTTGGGGGAGAAGCACTAAAGCCAAGTGCAGTAGTCTCGCTAGGAATGCTGTATGCGTTTGTTGATTATATAAATCGCCTTTTTAACCCTATTCAAGGGATTGTGAATCAGCTAGCCAATCTAGAACAAGCGCTCGTTGCGGCAGACCGTGTGTTTGAGTTATTAAAGGAAGAGGGAATCGATGTTAATGATCATCGGATGGAACGCTATAAGGGGAATGTAACTTTTGAGCATGTTTCTTTTGGATATAAAGAGAATGAATTTGTTTTAAAGGATATTCATTTTACTGCGGAGCACGGGGAAACTGTGGCGCTTGTAGGACATACCGGTTCAGGGAAAAGCTCAATTATCAATTTGCTTTTTAGGTTTTACGATTGTCAGAAAGGAAGTATTTTAGTTGATGGAACCGATCTAAAAAATATTCCCCATCAAACACTACGACAGCATATGGGAATCGTGTTGCAGGATCCTTTTCTATTCACTGGTACGATTGCTTCAAACGTTAGTCTCGATAATCCAGCTATTACTCGAGAAAAGGTTGAACAGGCACTTCGTGATGTAGGAGCTGATAGAGTATTTAAACATTTGGAAAAAGGCTTTGATGAACCGGTTATTGAAAAAGGCAGCACGTTATCAAGTGGACAGAGACAGCTTATTTCTTTTGCAAGAGCATTAGCATTCGATCCGGCTATTCTTATCTTGGATGAAGCAACATCTAGTATTGATACAGAGACAGAAATGATCATTCAAGAGGCAATGGATGTATTGAAAAAGGGAAGAACCACATTCATTATAGCTCACAGATTATCCACTATTCGAAATGCTGATCAAATACTTGTATTAGATAAAGGGTGTATCGTCGAAAAAGGGACGCATGATGAATTAATGGAACAAGAAGGAAAGTATTATCAAATGTATCAGCTTCAACAAGGAAGCAGCTTAGCGGGTTGA
- a CDS encoding alpha/beta-type small acid-soluble spore protein yields the protein MANNNSSNQLLVPGAEQALEQMKYEIASEFGVNLGGETTSRANGSVGGEITKRLVSMAQQSMSGSFQR from the coding sequence ATGGCAAACAACAATTCTTCAAACCAACTATTAGTACCAGGAGCAGAGCAAGCATTAGAGCAAATGAAGTACGAGATCGCTAGCGAATTTGGTGTAAACCTTGGTGGCGAAACTACTTCACGTGCTAACGGATCTGTAGGTGGAGAAATCACTAAGCGTTTAGTATCTATGGCTCAACAATCTATGAGCGGTTCTTTCCAACGCTAA